In Frederiksenia canicola, the sequence GTTTTGACGAACATTTTGCAAATATTGATAAGAGGCAAACACAATGACACAAGTATTTAATTTCAGTGCAGGCCCTGCGATGATGCCACAGGCAGTATTGGAACAGGCTCAAAAAGAGTTACTGAATTGGCAAGGGCTTGGCACTTCAGTGATGGAAGTGAGCCACCGTGGCAAGCCGTTTATGGAGCTAATCACCCAAGCGGAGCAAGATTTCCGCACGCTCTATCACATCCCTAACAACTACAAAATCCTGTTTTTACAAGGTGGGGCGAGAGGACAATTTGCAGCTATTCCGATGAACTTGATCGGCGAAAAGGGCAAAGCCTTGTATCTCAACAGCGGGCATTGGTCGGCAACGGCAGCGAAAGAAGCCCGCTCATTCTGCGAAGTCGATGAAGTTCAGATTTTGGAGCAGGGGGATGTGCTAAAAATCGGCAATTTAGATTTTTCGGATGTTGCCGAAAATTACGACTATGTTCACTACTGCCCGAATGAAACTATCAGCGGTGTGGAAATTTTTGAGGTGCCCAAAGTGGGCAATGCGGTGTTGGTCGCAGATATGTCGTCTAACATTCTCTCGCGTGAAATCGACATCAACCAGTTCGGCATTATTTACGCAGGGGCACAAAAAAATCTCGGGCCTGCGGGGATCACTATTGTGATCATACGGGAAGATTTAATCGGCAAAGCCCGCAAAGAAACACCATCAATTTGGAACTACGAAACGCAGGCAAAGAACGACTCCATGATCAACACGCCACCCACATTTGCGTGGTATCTCTGTTCATTGGTGTTCAAACATCTGCTGGCAACAGGCGGCGTACCAGCTACGGAAACCCGCAATCAAGCCAAAGCCAAACTACTTTACGAGTATCTCGACCACAGCACGTTCTACCGCAACACTGTCGCCAAGGCCAACCGTTCATTGATGAATGTGACCTTTACCACCGGCAATGATGAACTCAATGCAAAATTTGTTGCGGAAGCCACCGCTTATGGCTTGCAAGCATTGAAAGGGCATAAAGTGCTTGGCGGAATGCGTGCCTCAATCTACAACGCGATGCCAATTCAAGGCGTAGAAGCGTTGATTACCTTTATGCAGAAATTTGAATGTGAAAATGCCTAATCTGTAGTGGTGGACACATAGTCCCGCCCTACATTTAGGTAACAAGCGGTGAGATTTTAAGAGAATTTTGCAAATGAAATATACCCTTATCACCGGTGCAACATCGGGCATCGGTTATGAAATTGCGAAAATCTATGCGGAGCAAGGCGAGCCATTGATTTTAGTGGCTCGTCGTAAGGCGATTTTGGACGAGTTTCAGCAGCGTTATGCGAATGTTGAAATTGTCGAAATGGATCTGTCTGAGCCGAATAATGCGAAAAAACTGTTTGAAATCACCGAGCAAAATGGCTGGCAAGTGTCCCGTTTAATTAACAATGCGGGCTTTGGCGTGTTTGGTGAGTTTAGCGAAACGGATTTAGATCGTGAAATGGCGATGGTTAATCTCAATATTCAAGCGGTGATGATTTTAACCAAGCTCTACTTGCAACCGATGAAAGCCCGTAACCAAGGCGAAATTCTCAATGTGTCTTCGGTAGCGAGTTTTATGCCTGGTCCGCAAATGAGCGTTTATTATGCAACTAAAGCGTTTGTGACCTCATTTTCTAAAGCCTTAAGCTACGAATTGAAAGAGACCAATATCAACATTTCCATTCTTGCACCGGGCACAACCGCAACGGAATTTGAAAAAGCAGCGAATTTGCAAAACTCCAAATTATTTGACCGCTTGAAAGTACAGTCCGCCGAAGAAGTGGCAACATATGCGGTGCAGAATCTTGGCAAAAACGTGATTATTCCAAACTGGCTGAATAAATTAATGGTGTTTAGCAGCCGTTTCACTCCCGATTTCTTGCTGCTACCGATTGTTGCCTTTATTCAAAAAAACAAATAAAAACACGCTATTAAGGAAAATTATGCAATACACAACGCTCGCCAACAAAGGCGTCCAAACCCTGTCCCCTTACCAAGCAGGCAAACCGATTGAGGAATTAGAGCGTGAACTGGGCATTTCCAACATTGTGAAATTAGCCTCAAACGAAAACCCATTCGGCTTTCCTGAAAGTGCCAAACATGCGATTAGCACACAACTGGCAGATTTAACCCGTTATCCCGATGCCAACGGTTTCTATTTCAAAGAAGTGGTAGCCAAAAAATTTGGTGTGGCGATGGATCAAATCACCCTTGGCAATGGCTCAAATGATTTGTTAGAGCTGATCGCCCGTACCTTTGCCAGCGAAGACGATGAAATTATCTTTTCGCAATATGCCTTTATTGTTTACCCGCTTGTCGCACAGGCGATTAATGCAAAATCGGTGGTGGTGCCTGCCAACGATTTTGGTCACGACTTAGAGGGCTTTTTAGCGGCAATCACTGAAAAAACTAAGCTGATTTATCTCGCCAACCCAAATAATCCAACGGGGACGTTTTTAAGTCATCAACAAATCACAGATTTCTTGGCAAAAGTGCCAGAACACGTAATTGTGGTGCTAGACGAAGCCTATACGGAATTTACCGACCCAGACAAGCGGGTAGATTCCTTTAAACTTTTGCAAATCCACCCGAATTTAGTGATCTGTCGCACGCTTTCCAAAGCCTACGGTTTAGCGGGGCTACGCATCGGCTATGCGGTTTCTCAACCTGAAATTGCCGATCTCTTTAACCGAGTTCGCCAACCGTTTAACTGTAACAGCCTTGCCTTAGCTGCTGCCGTTGCTGTACTACAAGATGATGAGTTTATTCAGAAAGTCGCAGAAAATAACCGCTTGGAAATGGCTCGATATGAACAGTTTTTCCAACAAAATGGCTTGGATTATATTCAATCCAAAGGCAATTTTATTACTGTCGATCTGAACCAACCCGCTGCACCGATTTATCAAAAATTGCTAGAACAAGGCGTCATCGTCCGCCCAATTGGTGTGTATGGCATGCCAAATCACCTGCGAATTAGCATCGGCTTGCCCGAAGAAAACGATCGCTTTTTTGCTGCGTTAGTGAAAGTGTTGAAGTAGAAAGTATAAAGGACGCTACGGCGTCCTTTATCATTAAAATCGAGTAGTTAAGTCAGTTAGCCAGTCTGGGCTGATGGTGACTAGCCACATTTCGATCTGTTTATCAAAACCCGTTAGCACGAGTAAACCGACAGCCAATAAACTCCAACCCATCACTTTTCGCCCAGTTTGGCTTGCATTGGCGAGTTTTTCACGTTTTTCACGAAACACTTGGCGAGAGAGTAGCCCGATGATAATCAACGGAATCACAGCCCCAAGGCTGAAAATCATCATTACAACAGATACGCTACCAAGTGATTCACCTTGGCTCGCAAGAGCAATCGCCGCACCCAATGTTGGACCAATGCAGGGAGCCCAAACCACACCGAGCAATAACCCGACAAAGAATTGCCCAAGGGAGGATTCAGGGTTAAAACTGCTTAACCATTGGTCGCCTTTGTTGCTTAATGCCGATGTGTACTGGCTGAGATAGTGCTGCAATTTCGAGCTAAGTAGCCAAATTGCCACCAAGATCATCAAAATCGCTGCCGCATAACGTAAGTAAGCACTGTTCACCCCAAGGGCTAAGCCAATAGAAGCAATCAAGGTGCCAACAAAGGTAAAGGAAATCCCCATGCCAATTGCGAGAGTGAATAAACCGATTTTACGTTGTGCCATTGCCGAAGAGGCTACGATGGGTAAAATTGGCAATACGCAAGGAGAAAGCGTAGTTAATAGCCCCGCCAATAAGCTCAGAGCTAAGACAGTAACATTTAAGTCCATAGCCAATTACGGTAGAGTAATGAATTGCACTAATTTATCGGCGTGGGTTTCGGCAATGACACGGCGAACTTCTTTGCCTTGATCAAACATAATTAAGGTGCTTTGGCGATTAACTTTAAACGCTTTAAGCACGTCATCTTGAGTGTCGTAATCGACTCTCAATGCGGTTAAATTAGCAAATTTGTCGTCTTTCAAGGTAGGCTCTAACACACTGAGTTGGCGTTTGCAGGTTGGGCACCAGTTCGCATGAATGTGCACCAAAACGGGCTTACCTTGTTGCATTAAGCTATCAAATTCGGTTTGAGCAAAGTCTTTAAACTCCGTTGCGAATGCCGTGGTAGCAAGGAATACACTTGATAAAAAGGTTAAAAGTCGTTTTTTCATGGAAGTCTCCTGTTAGGGTTGAATTGTGATTATTCACGGAAAATTAGACGCTACAATAACAAAAATCTAACAAAAAATAATTAAGCATAGCGAGATTGTGAGAATTTATTTATTATTTGTAAAAAATAATAGCTTTCCAACGTAAATAGGACAATATTGTGGAAAAACTCACTCTAAATCCGATCGCCAATATTGAAGGCGAGATCAACTTACCCGGCTCAAAAAGCCTGTCTAACCGAGCATTATTGCTTGCTGCCCTTGCGAAAGGCACCACTAAAGTTACCAATTTGTTAGACAGCGACGATACTCGCCATATGCTCAATGCTCTGAAACAACTCGGCGTACAGTATCAACTTTCAGACGATAAAACCGTTTGCGAAGTGCAAGGCGTAGGTGGGGCTTTTAACATTCAAAATGGCTTGGCGTTATTTCTCGGCAATGCAGGTACGGCAATGCGACCACTGGCTGCCGCGTTGTGTTTGAAAGGCGAGAAAGAGGCGGAGGTAATTTTAACCGGAGAGCCACGGATGAAAGAGCGTCCGATTCTGCATTTGGTCGATGCATTGCGTCAGCTTGGGGCGGAAATTCGCTATTTGGAAAATGAAGGCTATCCACCAATTGCCATTCGCAATTCAGGTTTACGTGGCGAAAACGTGCAGATCGATGGTTCAATTTCTTCGCAATTTTTGACCGCATTATTGATGACAGCCCCGCTTGCCGAAAGTGATTTAGAAATTGAAATTATGGGTGATTTGGTTTCCAAACCTTACATTGATATTACCTTGGCGATGATGAAGGATTTTGGGGTGAATGTCGAAAATCATCACTACCAACGTTTCTTGGTGAAAGGCAATCAGCGTTACGTTGCACCGCAAAGCTATCTAGTCGAGGGGGATGCCTCCTCTGCGTCCTATTTCTTAGCGGCGGGAGCAATCAAGGGCAGAGTGAAAGTGACAGGGATTGGTAAAAATTCTATTCAAGGCGACCGCTTGTTTGCGGATGTATTGGAAAAAATGGGTGCCAAAATCACTTGGGGCGACAATTTTATCCAAGCGGAACAAGGAGAGTTGCGAGGCATTGATATGGATATGAACCACATTCCCGATGCAGCAATGACGATTGCTACCACCGCATTATTTGCCAAAGGTGAAACGATTATCCGCAACATTTACAACTGGCGAGTGAAAGAAACTGATCGCTTGAGTGCCATGGCAGCGGAGCTGCGAAAAATCGGTGCAGAAGTGGAAGAAGGGCAGGATTTCATCCGCATTCAGCCGCTTGCATTGGATAAATTCCAACACGCTGAAATTGAAACCTACAACGATCACAGAATGGCGATGTGTTTTGCGTTGGTGGCATTATCCAACACGCCAGTGACTATTCTCGATCCCAAATGTACAGCAAAAACCTTTCCGACCTTCTTTGATGAGTTTGCTAAGGTAAGCCACTAGCCCACCATATACTAAAAGCCCATTTGCAAAAAATCAGTGGGAACTCACCGCTTGTCGTGATAGCACTTATCTCCTATCACGACTCTCTCCTGCTAGAAATCTGAGAAATTTTTCAACTTCTTTTCAAATTTGCGATCTGCTTCAAATTTTAAATAATTAGAGTGTGGTATGCTCCAAATCGTGAATTCAACACCGTTGTAACAAGGAGCTTATTATGTATAAACATATTTTGGTTGCGGTAGATCTTTCCGAAGAAAGTCTCATCTTACTTCGGAAAGGGGCGAAGCTAGCTGAAAAATGTGGAGCAAAGTTGTCTTTAATCCACGTGGATGTGAATTTTTCTGACCTTTATACTGGACTGATTGATATTAATATGTCATCAGTACAGGACTCTGTTTCAGAAGAAACCTTAAAAGCCTTAAAAGAATTGGCTGATAAAGTGGAGTATCCCGTCACAGAGCGTTTGAACGGCAGCGGGGATTTTAGTCAAGTGCTAGAAGATGCTGTTGAAAAATATCAAATCGATCTTCTTGTGACAGGTCATCACCAAGACTTTTGGAGTAAATTTATGTCTTCCACACGTCAAGTGATGAATAATGTTTCTGTGGATATGTTAGTTGTACCATTAAGCAACGAATAGCAAAAATTACTAATCACTGACCGTTTGTTGTACTTAGCAAGCGGTCAGATCTGATAAAAATTTTGCAATTTTGTCAGCGACTTCGCACAGTATCTAAAAAAATGTGTAGAATAGCGAGGTTTTGTTTCTGTTAGCCATAACAGCAGTTTACACACTTTTTTATATATTAGAGTATTTATGAAAACGACTTCTGAAATCAGACAATCCTTTTTAGAATTTTTCCAATCAAAAGGGCACACCATTGTGCCAAGTAGCTCACTTGTACCTGACAATGACCCGACATTATTATTTACGAATGCGGGTATGAACCAATTTAAAGACGTTTTCTTAGGGCTAGACAAACGCAGTTACAGCCGTGCAACCAGTTCACAACGTTGTGTGCGTGCAGGCGGAAAACATAACGACTTAGAAAACGTTGGTTATACTGCTCGTCACCATACTTTCTTTGAAATGTTGGGCAATTTCAGTTTTGGCGACTACTTCAAACACGATGCAATTAAATTTGCGTGGGAATATCTCACATCACCGCAATGGTTAGGTTTACCCGGTGAAAAATTGTGGGTAACAGTATATGAAACCGATGATGAAGCCTACGAGATTTGGAATAAAGACGTGGGTGTGCCTGCGGAGCGTATCGTTCGCATCGGTGATAATAAAGGTGCTCCTTATGCGTCAGACAATTTCTGGCAAATGGGTGATACTGGTCCTTGCGGTCCTTGTACTGAAATTTTTTACGATCACGGTGATCACATTTGGGGTGGACCACCAGGATCTGCAGAAGAAGATGGTGACCGTTATATCGAAATTTGGAACGTGGTATTTATGCAATTTAACCGCCAAGCCGATGGCAGGATGGAAAAATTGCCGAAGCCATCTGTTGATACCGGTATGGGTTTAGAGCGTATCAGTGCCGTATTGCAGCACGTAAACTCCAACTATGAAATTGATATTTTCCAAACCTTAATTAAAGCAGTGGCAAGTTTGTTAAACGTGCAAGATTTAAACAATAAATCCTTGCGTGTGATTGCAGACCATATCCGCTCTTGTGCTTATTTAATCGCCGATGGCGTAGTGCCTTCCAACGAAGGTCGTGGCTATGTGTTACGTCGTATTATTCGCCGTGCAGTTCGCCATGGGAATATCTTAGGCGCGAAGTCAGCCTTCTTCTATAAATTAGTGCCAACGCTCGCAAAAGCGATGGGACAAGCGGGTGAAATTTTAACCACAAAACAAGCTCATATTGAAAAAACCTTAAAGGCGGAAGAAGATCAATTTGCTCGTACACTTGAGCGTGGTTTGGCGTTATTGGAAGATGCTTTAACCAAAGTTGAAAACAAACAGCTTTCAGGCGAAGTAGCATTCAAACTTTACGATACTTACGGTTTCCCATTAGATTTAACCGCCGATGTGTGTCGTGAACGTGATATTCTCATTGATGAAAAAGGCTTCGAGCGTGAAATGGAAGCACAGCGTGAGCGTGCGAAAGCCAGCAGCAATTTCGGGACCGATTACAACAACGTGATCAAAGTCGATGGTGTAACCACGTTCAAAGGCTATGAAACTACTGAAACTGAAGCAACGGTTGTGGCGTTGTTCAGTAATGGTAAAGCCGTCGAGACTATTCAGTCTGGTGAGAATGCCGTTGTGGTGTTAGATCAAACCGCTTTCTATGGCGAATCAGGTGGTCAAATTGGAGACTCGGGTCAAATTTTATCCGAGATTTGCAATTTTGAGGTTAAAGACACGCAAAAATATGGTCAAGTTTTTGGCCATATCGGGCAATTAGCTTCTGGTAGCTTATCCGTGGGTGATAAAGTATTTGCACAAATTGATACGACACGTCGTCACGCAATTACGCTAAACCACAGTGCAACACACTTATTGCATGCCGCATTACGCCAAGTATTAGGCGAGCACGTGGCACAAAAAGGTTCATTAGTGTCTGAAAACACCTTACGTTTTGACTTCTCTCAGCCAGAAGCGATCGCCAAATCGGACCTTGAAGAAATTGAGCGTATTATTAATCGCAAAATTCGTGAAAACATTGCTGTAACCACAGATGTGATGGATTTAGATGCGGCAAAAGCAAAAGGTGCGATGGCATTATTCGGCGAGAAATATGGCGATAAAGTGCGTGTTGTGGGTATGACAGATTTTTCCATTGAGCTTTGTGGTGGTACGCACATTAAACAAACTGGTGAAATTGGTTTATTCAAATTTATTTCAGAAGGTGCTGTTGCGGCAGGTGTGCGTCGAGTAGAAGCGGTAACAGGTGAAAAGGCGATTGCATTATTACACAGCCAGCAACAAGTGCTTAACCAAAGTGCTGAATTGTTAAAAGCTGACAGTGCTACTTTGGTGGAAAAAATTCAACAATTGCAAGAAAAGAGCAAAAAAGTTGAAAAAGAGTTACAACAACTCAAAGAAAAATTAGCTGCACAAGCAGGTAGTGAGTTAGCGAAACAAGCAAAACAAATCCATGGTGTGAATGTGGTGGTGCAGCGTTTAGATGGTGTTGATGCTAAAGCATTACGTACAATGGTGGATGATTTGAAAAATCAGCTTGGCTCCGCAGTAATTGCATTTGCCACCGAATCGGATGACAAAGTGAATTTGATCGTTGGTGTAACCAGTGATTTAACCAAGCAACTGAATGCAGGTGAGCTTGTTGGATTAATGGCTCAAGAAGTGGGCGGAAAAGGGGGCGGTCGTCCAGATATGGCAATGGCTGGCGGTTCTCAGCCAGAACATATTACGAAAGCTCTTGATTTAGCAATGAATTGGATTCAAGCAAAACTTTAATCATATGCAAGGCAGAAGGAATTTGCCTTGCAGTTATCATAGGAGAGTAGTGATGCTGATCTTAACGCGTAAAATAGGGGAAAGCCTATTGATCGGTGATGATGTAGAAATTACGGTGTTAAGCGTTCGTGGTAGTCAAGTAAAATTGGGCGTCAAAGCACCAAAAGAAATTGCAGTACACCGAGAAGAGATTTATCAACGTATTAAAGCATTATCTGAAAGTTCAGATAACGAAACTCGATGAAAAATGAATCTAATTAACAAGGAAATATTATGGAAAAAGTCAATTTATTTGAGTTCTGTAATATTTTTGAGCAATTAAATATAGAAATGGAATGCGATAACCCAAAGCGAAACAAGGTTCTTGCCTTGTTCGCTCCGTATTGCAAAATTTAACTTCAAACAGACCGCTTGCATTGTAGGCGGTCTACTTTTATCTAATTTTAAGGATTTAAAATGAAAGTAATCATTCCTGTTGCTGGCTTAGGAACCCGTATGTTACCCGCAACGAAAGCTATTCCAAAAGAGATGTTAACCGTTGCAGATAAACCATTAATTCAATACATTGTTAATGAATGTGTTGCCGCAGGAATTAAAGAAATCGTACTTGTGACACATTCTTCAAAAAATGCTATCGAAAACCATTTTGATACTTCTTTTGAATTAGAAACTATGCTCGAAAAACGGGTGAAACGCCAACTGTTAGATGAAGTCCGCTCGATTGTGCCAAAAGATGTGACTTTGATGCACGTTCGCCAAGGGCAAGCTAAAGGCTTAGGACACGCTGTATTATGTGGTCGAGCAGTAGTCGGAAATGAGCCTTTTGCAGTGGTATTGCCTGATGTAATGTTGGCTGATTTCACAGCGGATCAAAAAACGGAAAACTTGGCCGCAATGATTGCTCGCTTTAAAGAGACGGGTAACAGTCAAATTATGGTTGCACCTGTTGAGAAAGAAGACGTGAGCAGCTACGGTGTAGTGGACTGCCAAGGCGTAGATCTACAACCCGCAGGAACTGCGAAGATCGTTAATATCGTAGAAAAACCCGCTGTTGAAGACGCACCTTCTAACTTTGCAGTGGTTGGGCGTTATGTATTTTCTGCAGAGATTTGGGACTTATTAGCCAAAACCCCAATCGGTGTAGGTGATGAGATTCAGCTAACCGATGCGATTGATATGTTAATCGCTCAACAAGATGTTGAGGCTTTCCATATGACAGGAAAAACATTTGACTGCGGTGATAAGTTAGGCTATATGCAAGCCTTTGTTGAGTATAGTTTACACCACAATAAATTCGGTAGTTCATTTAAGGACTATTTGAAAAAATTAGTGAAAACGTTGTAATCTACTTCCATAACAAGCGGTAAGATACATCGAATTTTTTGCAAAATTTTCTTAAACAATGAGTATCTTACCGAGTATATTTTTTTATATTGTAATCTAATGATGATAAAAAAAATCGCACAAGCCGTGGGGTTCGGACTATTTTGTGCAGGTCTCATTTTATATGTGGCACCGTTGGTTAATCAGCCAATTAAACACTATTTCACGCCACAAGTTGCAAGTTATCATGATGCAGTAAAAATCGCCTCTCCTGCGGTAGTGAATGTTTACAACCAGGCTTTTGATGCCTCTAATCAACAAACTTCTCCAGAGCTTACGGTAAATAATTTAGGTTCTGGCGTTATCATGACTGAAAATGGATATATTCTGACAAATAAGCATGTTATTCAAAATGCAGATCAAATTATTGTTGCGCTACAATCAGGGGCGATTTTTAATGCGACTTTAGTTGGTTCAGACAAACTAACTGACTTAGCTGTACTTAAAATTCAAGCCGAGAATCTCCCTACCATTCCGCAGAATGCACAGCGAGCAGTGAATATTGGCGATGTCGTTTTAGCCATTGGCAACCCACTAAACTTAGGTCAGAGTATTACCCAAGGCATCATCAGTGCAACGGGACGTAATGCCTTATCTGAAGCAGGGAGACAGAATTTTTTACAGACTGATGCCTCCATTAACAAAGGAAATTCAGGTGGAGCCTTAGTGAATACTGCAGGCGAACTAATCGGCATTAATACGCTAAGCCTTGGTAAAAATAGTGATGAACTTGCAGAGGGTTTAAATTTTGCAATTCCAATAAGTCTTGCGAATAAAGTGATGAAAAAAATCATCAAGGATGGACGAGTAATTCGTGGCTATTTTGGTGTAAACAGTGCTTTATTTTATTCTGCAAAACAGCTTGGTTTGGGCGAAAAAGGGGTGCTAATTACTGGTGTCGCTGAAAATGGCCCCGCAGACAAAGCAGGAATCTTACCTGGCGATCTGGTCTTAAAAATTGGTAATGTCGAAGCAGAATCACCTACCCAGATGATGGACGCATTAGCTGATATGCAACCAAACACTTCAGTGAGGGTCTTGGTTTCCCGACAAAATCAATTATTAGAATTTACCGTTGTCATTTCAGAATTCCCTGAATAGTACAAGCGGTCTGTTTACGCAAAAATTTTACAAATCAATTATAGGAATTTTTATGGCAGTAGTAATCACCGTTGATGGCCCAAGTGGAGCAGGTAAAGGTACTTTGTGTCATGCCATCGCGGAAAAATTAAATTTTGACTTTTTAGATTCTGGGGCAATTTATCGTATTTTAGCCTTAGCCGCTTTGAAAAAAGGGATTGACTTAACGGATGAAAATAAACTTGCAGAGCTTGGCCGCCATCTTAATGTGCAATTCATACCTGAAAATGGCGAAATTAATGTCATTTTAGATGGCGAAAATGTTAGGGATCAAATTCGCACCGCAGAAGCAGGACAAAATGCCTCCAAAATCGCAGTATATCCAAAAGTCCGAGAAGCTCTCTTACAGCGACAAAGAGATTTTAGCTCAGAAAAAGGTTTAGTGGCTGATGGCCGTGATATGGGAACAATTGTATTTCCAAATGCACAGATTAAGTTTTTTTTAGAGGCTAGCCCCGAAGAACGCACAAAAAGACGAGTAAAACAGTTGCAAGAAAAGGGATTTAATGCTAACTTTGACGAGATTTTAGCCGAGATAAAAGAGCGTGATTTTCGCGACCGAAATCGTGAGGTGGCTCCTCTTGTTCCAGCACCCGATGCGAAGTTGTTAGATTCTACAA encodes:
- the aroA gene encoding 3-phosphoshikimate 1-carboxyvinyltransferase, translating into MEKLTLNPIANIEGEINLPGSKSLSNRALLLAALAKGTTKVTNLLDSDDTRHMLNALKQLGVQYQLSDDKTVCEVQGVGGAFNIQNGLALFLGNAGTAMRPLAAALCLKGEKEAEVILTGEPRMKERPILHLVDALRQLGAEIRYLENEGYPPIAIRNSGLRGENVQIDGSISSQFLTALLMTAPLAESDLEIEIMGDLVSKPYIDITLAMMKDFGVNVENHHYQRFLVKGNQRYVAPQSYLVEGDASSASYFLAAGAIKGRVKVTGIGKNSIQGDRLFADVLEKMGAKITWGDNFIQAEQGELRGIDMDMNHIPDAAMTIATTALFAKGETIIRNIYNWRVKETDRLSAMAAELRKIGAEVEEGQDFIRIQPLALDKFQHAEIETYNDHRMAMCFALVALSNTPVTILDPKCTAKTFPTFFDEFAKVSH
- the alaS gene encoding alanine--tRNA ligase gives rise to the protein MKTTSEIRQSFLEFFQSKGHTIVPSSSLVPDNDPTLLFTNAGMNQFKDVFLGLDKRSYSRATSSQRCVRAGGKHNDLENVGYTARHHTFFEMLGNFSFGDYFKHDAIKFAWEYLTSPQWLGLPGEKLWVTVYETDDEAYEIWNKDVGVPAERIVRIGDNKGAPYASDNFWQMGDTGPCGPCTEIFYDHGDHIWGGPPGSAEEDGDRYIEIWNVVFMQFNRQADGRMEKLPKPSVDTGMGLERISAVLQHVNSNYEIDIFQTLIKAVASLLNVQDLNNKSLRVIADHIRSCAYLIADGVVPSNEGRGYVLRRIIRRAVRHGNILGAKSAFFYKLVPTLAKAMGQAGEILTTKQAHIEKTLKAEEDQFARTLERGLALLEDALTKVENKQLSGEVAFKLYDTYGFPLDLTADVCRERDILIDEKGFEREMEAQRERAKASSNFGTDYNNVIKVDGVTTFKGYETTETEATVVALFSNGKAVETIQSGENAVVVLDQTAFYGESGGQIGDSGQILSEICNFEVKDTQKYGQVFGHIGQLASGSLSVGDKVFAQIDTTRRHAITLNHSATHLLHAALRQVLGEHVAQKGSLVSENTLRFDFSQPEAIAKSDLEEIERIINRKIRENIAVTTDVMDLDAAKAKGAMALFGEKYGDKVRVVGMTDFSIELCGGTHIKQTGEIGLFKFISEGAVAAGVRRVEAVTGEKAIALLHSQQQVLNQSAELLKADSATLVEKIQQLQEKSKKVEKELQQLKEKLAAQAGSELAKQAKQIHGVNVVVQRLDGVDAKALRTMVDDLKNQLGSAVIAFATESDDKVNLIVGVTSDLTKQLNAGELVGLMAQEVGGKGGGRPDMAMAGGSQPEHITKALDLAMNWIQAKL
- the hisC gene encoding histidinol-phosphate transaminase, producing MQYTTLANKGVQTLSPYQAGKPIEELERELGISNIVKLASNENPFGFPESAKHAISTQLADLTRYPDANGFYFKEVVAKKFGVAMDQITLGNGSNDLLELIARTFASEDDEIIFSQYAFIVYPLVAQAINAKSVVVPANDFGHDLEGFLAAITEKTKLIYLANPNNPTGTFLSHQQITDFLAKVPEHVIVVLDEAYTEFTDPDKRVDSFKLLQIHPNLVICRTLSKAYGLAGLRIGYAVSQPEIADLFNRVRQPFNCNSLALAAAVAVLQDDEFIQKVAENNRLEMARYEQFFQQNGLDYIQSKGNFITVDLNQPAAPIYQKLLEQGVIVRPIGVYGMPNHLRISIGLPEENDRFFAALVKVLK
- a CDS encoding cytochrome c biogenesis CcdA family protein, translating into MDLNVTVLALSLLAGLLTTLSPCVLPILPIVASSAMAQRKIGLFTLAIGMGISFTFVGTLIASIGLALGVNSAYLRYAAAILMILVAIWLLSSKLQHYLSQYTSALSNKGDQWLSSFNPESSLGQFFVGLLLGVVWAPCIGPTLGAAIALASQGESLGSVSVVMMIFSLGAVIPLIIIGLLSRQVFREKREKLANASQTGRKVMGWSLLAVGLLVLTGFDKQIEMWLVTISPDWLTDLTTRF
- a CDS encoding SDR family NAD(P)-dependent oxidoreductase produces the protein MKYTLITGATSGIGYEIAKIYAEQGEPLILVARRKAILDEFQQRYANVEIVEMDLSEPNNAKKLFEITEQNGWQVSRLINNAGFGVFGEFSETDLDREMAMVNLNIQAVMILTKLYLQPMKARNQGEILNVSSVASFMPGPQMSVYYATKAFVTSFSKALSYELKETNINISILAPGTTATEFEKAANLQNSKLFDRLKVQSAEEVATYAVQNLGKNVIIPNWLNKLMVFSSRFTPDFLLLPIVAFIQKNK
- the galU gene encoding UTP--glucose-1-phosphate uridylyltransferase GalU → MKVIIPVAGLGTRMLPATKAIPKEMLTVADKPLIQYIVNECVAAGIKEIVLVTHSSKNAIENHFDTSFELETMLEKRVKRQLLDEVRSIVPKDVTLMHVRQGQAKGLGHAVLCGRAVVGNEPFAVVLPDVMLADFTADQKTENLAAMIARFKETGNSQIMVAPVEKEDVSSYGVVDCQGVDLQPAGTAKIVNIVEKPAVEDAPSNFAVVGRYVFSAEIWDLLAKTPIGVGDEIQLTDAIDMLIAQQDVEAFHMTGKTFDCGDKLGYMQAFVEYSLHHNKFGSSFKDYLKKLVKTL
- the uspA gene encoding universal stress protein UspA produces the protein MYKHILVAVDLSEESLILLRKGAKLAEKCGAKLSLIHVDVNFSDLYTGLIDINMSSVQDSVSEETLKALKELADKVEYPVTERLNGSGDFSQVLEDAVEKYQIDLLVTGHHQDFWSKFMSSTRQVMNNVSVDMLVVPLSNE
- the serC gene encoding 3-phosphoserine/phosphohydroxythreonine transaminase — translated: MTQVFNFSAGPAMMPQAVLEQAQKELLNWQGLGTSVMEVSHRGKPFMELITQAEQDFRTLYHIPNNYKILFLQGGARGQFAAIPMNLIGEKGKALYLNSGHWSATAAKEARSFCEVDEVQILEQGDVLKIGNLDFSDVAENYDYVHYCPNETISGVEIFEVPKVGNAVLVADMSSNILSREIDINQFGIIYAGAQKNLGPAGITIVIIREDLIGKARKETPSIWNYETQAKNDSMINTPPTFAWYLCSLVFKHLLATGGVPATETRNQAKAKLLYEYLDHSTFYRNTVAKANRSLMNVTFTTGNDELNAKFVAEATAYGLQALKGHKVLGGMRASIYNAMPIQGVEALITFMQKFECENA
- a CDS encoding thioredoxin family protein — encoded protein: MKKRLLTFLSSVFLATTAFATEFKDFAQTEFDSLMQQGKPVLVHIHANWCPTCKRQLSVLEPTLKDDKFANLTALRVDYDTQDDVLKAFKVNRQSTLIMFDQGKEVRRVIAETHADKLVQFITLP
- the csrA gene encoding carbon storage regulator CsrA; this encodes MLILTRKIGESLLIGDDVEITVLSVRGSQVKLGVKAPKEIAVHREEIYQRIKALSESSDNETR